The Natribaculum luteum genome contains the following window.
GCTCGCGGTCTTTGTACATCCGATAGGTTGTCATGTACGAACGGTGCGTGTCCAACTTTTCCTTCATGCGTTCTCCCTTCTTTTGGACGGGAACGACAGTCGCAGCAATCTCCTGAGAACGACGCAGAATACGTTCGTTGTAGAAGCCACGATCAGCCAACAGAAGCTCTATGTCGAAGGGATAGGCTTCGACGCGGTCGAGGACGCGCTCGACCGCGTCGGCCTCTTTCTCATCGCTACGGACGTACGTCATCGCCAACGTCACTGGCTTTCCGTTCGAGACGAGATACGCTGTGCAGTACCGGTGGCACGTCGTTGTTCCGTCTTTCGCGTGCATGCGGCAGAGTTCACCTTCTTCATCGGCGTACGTTCCGTGGTAGGGATTATCGACGAAGTCAATGGAGACGATCCTCGACCGATTAGGGTCGAGGATCGTCATCGCTACCTCCCTGAGAAGGCGGTTAGCAACCTGCTCAAGCCACTCTCGGTTGAGCGTATGGAGCCAGTCCATGACAGTATCGTCACAGACAGCGTTGTCATTGTCCTTGCACGTCTCCCAGATGGAGGTCTGATTGACTGCTGCAAGAATGACGACCGCCCAGATATCGCCGGGATCGAGGGGCGAGCCCTCGATCCCTGGCAAAGGGAGCTGGCAAATGACGTCTTCCGCTAGATCTTTCACGTCTGAGTCTGAAAGAACACCGTCTGGTTGAGGGACGCTGAACACATTCACTCAGCCAGACATCTTCCTCATGAGACCAACGCTTTAGCTTCAGCTCTCACACCAGTTGGGAAGTACCGAATATATGGCCCACATCGCTAGATTAGCGCGATATACAGACTTATTGTTGCATACTAGAGTCGGTATATCGTGTCAATCAAGCGGTCGAAACCGATCGATCGGCTATACGAGGAGGTAGCCGAGTACGATCTCGTCATTGTCCCCGACGCTCCGTTAGCAAGTGCGCTCAATCGACGCCTCGAGCACCCTCACTTCGGCCCGTTCGCGATCACACCACGGCGACTCGCTGCCAGACGTCGAGAAACGGCAGAAGACCGGCTGGCCTTCCTCGAGGTCATCAGCCAAACCGATCTTAGCTGGAAGCAGGCTTCCTACGCGATCGGGAACGTGCTGCAGTGCTGGGAGTATCAGGGCAGTCCTGACGCAATTCTCGAGTACGATGCATTCGATACACCAGCAACGCGGGCCGTCGTCGACTGTGTCGAATCACTCGAGACAACGTCGCGAACACTCACTGACTACCAGATCGATCGCGAGGAGTACGAATCAGTTGCCGTCATCGGCGAACAACAACTGACGAATCTCGAGCGATCGGTTCTTCCCCCGGAATACGACGCTGTCAGCCGCTTTTGCGACGATGCATTCGAGTTACCGCCTGTCCGAATCTTTGACTCGCCGGCAGCAATCGTCGATGCCGTCCTCGATACGGTCACGCCAGAGAACGCCGAGGATGTTGCTGTCGTTCTCGATGCCAGTAGTGAGTATTCGCCACTCATCGAGTCCGCGTTCGAGGCCACAGCGATCCCCTATTACGGCGGCCCATCGTTCACCGACGATCACGATCACCGAGCTGTCATCCAGCTTCTCCGCAGCACGATTGCGGGGTCCGGTACCCGTATCAAGAGCGTGAAACCGCTCCTGACCCGTCTCGGGGTGACTCTCGACGTTGATCACGACGAAAAGCGGCTCTTCGAGGTCGACGATCCTAATCTTGAATGGCTCCGTGACTTCTGCGATCGGGCAGCAGAGCTCACGATCGGTGACGCGCTAACCGCTTACGAAAACCGCGCCGAGTGTACGCTCGAGACATTTCGCGAGGAGCTCGACCATCTCGGACTCCTCACCGAACCAATCACCGCAGAGACCATAGACCGACTCACGTTCTACCTCGAGACGTATGAGGTCCCGATCGACCGGGAGAACGACGGCGTCCTGCTGGCCGATGCGAAATCAGCGTCGTTTGTCGATCGGCCAGTCGTCTTCTACCTCGGCCTTGACGAGGGATGGACGCACACGTCGCCAGAGCGACCATGGGTCGATCATGACGAGGAATTCGAGCGGAATCTCGACCAGTTCCAGTCGCTGCTCCAGAGTGGTGTCGACCAGTACTATCTCGTCCAGGACACCGCTGGTGGGACACCCGTAACGCCGTGTCTGTACTTCGAGGACCTCCTCGAAGCCGAGTTCGAGCGTTTCAGTGATTTCGAATCGATTCACTACGCACGGCCGTTTCGATCGACGGGCGCAGGATTCGACAAAGAACCAATCAACGTCGAGACCGAGCCAGAGACGGCACTCAGCCAATCAAGCCTCAATTCATACGCAAACTGCCCTCGTGACTACTTCTTTGGACGGCTCGTCGATAACCCTGACAAGGATCACTTCGTCGAGGGGAACCTGTTCCACGATTTCGCAGAGTTCGCCGTCAACCATCCCGAGTTCGTCGATGACAGCGTCATCGAGGAAGCCGTCGACGTCATGATTGAGGAGACGAAGGCGTTCCACCGTGACGTCGATCTGGCTACCCGGCGAACAACGTATCGCGTCGGCCTCGAGACGATCGTCGACTATCTCGAGAGGAATGCGCCGTCGGATACCGACTTCCTTACGCCCACGAGTAGCGGTGACAATGTCTTCGCGACCCGCTTCGACCGGCCGGTCGACTCCCCAGCGACCGAACGATGGTTCGAGGACGACGACCGTGGGATCAAGGGAAAGATCGACCTCGTACAGTCGCCAACACAGCTGGTCGACTTCAAAAGTGGCAGCAAGAAATCACCGTCACAGGTAATCAAACGCGCAGCGATTGATCCGCCCAGCGATCAGCCGGACTTCCAGGCGTTGCTCTACCTCACCTACTATCGAAGCCAGCAGCCAGGCGAGCAGCTCGAGTTCACTTTTTTCCACTTTCTCGAGACGCTCGACGACGTCGTCACAGGCGAGGGGACTCTCGACGACTGCCTGACGACGGTCACGTACCGTCCGATCCCGTTCGACGAATTCGTTCCGTCGCGAGCCGTCTTCGAAGCACTCCGCGAAGAGGCACCGAACGATTGCAACAAGACGTTCTCGAAGACGAGTTACGATGAGTACCGAGCAGCGTTCGACGCGCACCAACCGTCCAGAACACGGGATGCAGATGAGATGGCCAATTCACCGTTCGGGAACGCACTTCTCGAGCGGATGATCGAGGCCGTCGGCGATTACAAGTACGTCACAAATGGCTGCATGCAGGCATTTAGACACCTGTGTGGCTATCGCAAAGAGGGCTATTTCGTCGAGGATCTCGACGAATTCGAGCGGTTCGTCGATGACCAACTCGCAGAACTGAACCGATATCGCCGCGGCGAGTCCCGGTTCCCCGTTGCGGGACGAGCAGGGGAGC
Protein-coding sequences here:
- a CDS encoding ISH3 family transposase, which gives rise to MFSVPQPDGVLSDSDVKDLAEDVICQLPLPGIEGSPLDPGDIWAVVILAAVNQTSIWETCKDNDNAVCDDTVMDWLHTLNREWLEQVANRLLREVAMTILDPNRSRIVSIDFVDNPYHGTYADEEGELCRMHAKDGTTTCHRYCTAYLVSNGKPVTLAMTYVRSDEKEADAVERVLDRVEAYPFDIELLLADRGFYNERILRRSQEIAATVVPVQKKGERMKEKLDTHRSYMTTYRMYKDRERELEFPLAVAVSYHAGDRGKSGEVVRGYVACDLADRTPKQVEQLYRKRSAIETSYRVFRQARVVTTTQDPVVRFAFVLVGFLLENLWLVLRWAVVARPRRGGRDLPEEFTFKTFSDWIRHALEEELERSWEIEMNGTGVPEAYAPATG
- a CDS encoding PD-(D/E)XK nuclease family protein codes for the protein MSIKRSKPIDRLYEEVAEYDLVIVPDAPLASALNRRLEHPHFGPFAITPRRLAARRRETAEDRLAFLEVISQTDLSWKQASYAIGNVLQCWEYQGSPDAILEYDAFDTPATRAVVDCVESLETTSRTLTDYQIDREEYESVAVIGEQQLTNLERSVLPPEYDAVSRFCDDAFELPPVRIFDSPAAIVDAVLDTVTPENAEDVAVVLDASSEYSPLIESAFEATAIPYYGGPSFTDDHDHRAVIQLLRSTIAGSGTRIKSVKPLLTRLGVTLDVDHDEKRLFEVDDPNLEWLRDFCDRAAELTIGDALTAYENRAECTLETFREELDHLGLLTEPITAETIDRLTFYLETYEVPIDRENDGVLLADAKSASFVDRPVVFYLGLDEGWTHTSPERPWVDHDEEFERNLDQFQSLLQSGVDQYYLVQDTAGGTPVTPCLYFEDLLEAEFERFSDFESIHYARPFRSTGAGFDKEPINVETEPETALSQSSLNSYANCPRDYFFGRLVDNPDKDHFVEGNLFHDFAEFAVNHPEFVDDSVIEEAVDVMIEETKAFHRDVDLATRRTTYRVGLETIVDYLERNAPSDTDFLTPTSSGDNVFATRFDRPVDSPATERWFEDDDRGIKGKIDLVQSPTQLVDFKSGSKKSPSQVIKRAAIDPPSDQPDFQALLYLTYYRSQQPGEQLEFTFFHFLETLDDVVTGEGTLDDCLTTVTYRPIPFDEFVPSRAVFEALREEAPNDCNKTFSKTSYDEYRAAFDAHQPSRTRDADEMANSPFGNALLERMIEAVGDYKYVTNGCMQAFRHLCGYRKEGYFVEDLDEFERFVDDQLAELNRYRRGESRFPVAGRAGEPNYRYVDNRDMILTTERTIDEPADETEVTR